The following coding sequences are from one Rutidosis leptorrhynchoides isolate AG116_Rl617_1_P2 chromosome 11, CSIRO_AGI_Rlap_v1, whole genome shotgun sequence window:
- the LOC139876018 gene encoding uncharacterized mitochondrial protein AtMg00300-like: MGGKGMNILAKKGLLKQSCNLEFCEHYMFGKQKKVSFGSGVYKTKAPLGYLHSDLWGPSPVTSRGGKRYMLTIIDDYSHKVWSFFLKSKDEVFHTFKEWKV, translated from the coding sequence ATGGGGGGAAAAGGAATGAATATATTAGCAAAGAAAGGGTTACTCAAGCAAAGTTGTAATCTTGAATTCTGTGAGCACTACATGTTTGGTAAGCAAAAGAAAGTTAGTTTTGGTTCGGGAGTATACAAAACCAAAGCCCCACTCGGCTACCTTCACTCTGATTTGTGGGGGCCATCACCGGTCACGTCACGTGGTGGAAAGCGTTACATGCTAACTATCATTGACGACTACTCTCATAAGGTGTGGTCTTTCTTCTTAAAGAGTAAAGATGAGGTATTTCATACATTCAAGGAATGGAAGGTTTAG